A region of Streptomyces paludis DNA encodes the following proteins:
- a CDS encoding extracellular solute-binding protein, producing the protein MRRGITATALAAILALAATACGSDGDSGSAGGKGGELSGTVTWWDTSTVGSEDKVFKKLAEGFTAQHPKVKVNYVNVPFGDAQNKFKNAAQSGSGAPDVIRSEVAWTPEFADLGYLAPLDGTPALKDEKDFLPQAAASTKYAGKTYAAPQVIDSMGIFYNKKIFKEAGVEVPGTVAELKSVSKKIKEKTGKTGLYLRGDDAYWFLSFLYGEGGNLVDAASKTVTVDDPAGAKAMAVVKDLVDSGAAKTDATDGWENMQASFKDGDVAMIINGPWAVADTYGGAQFKDKANLGIAPVPAGSVAQGAPQGGHNLAVYAGSKNLDASYAFTAYMTSAESQAKVAEELSLLPTRTSVYERPEVAKNEIVGFFKPVVDKAIERPWIPETGSLFAPLVTEYTKVLTGQTTPEKGVTSTGDAYRKLLKGWK; encoded by the coding sequence ATGCGACGTGGCATAACGGCCACCGCCCTGGCCGCGATCCTGGCCCTCGCGGCGACCGCCTGCGGAAGTGACGGCGACTCAGGAAGCGCCGGTGGCAAGGGCGGTGAGCTGTCGGGGACGGTCACCTGGTGGGACACCTCGACCGTCGGCAGCGAGGACAAGGTCTTCAAGAAGCTGGCCGAGGGCTTCACCGCCCAGCACCCGAAGGTCAAGGTCAACTACGTCAACGTGCCCTTCGGTGACGCCCAGAACAAGTTCAAGAACGCCGCGCAGTCCGGCTCCGGCGCCCCCGACGTCATCCGCTCCGAGGTCGCCTGGACCCCCGAGTTCGCCGACCTCGGCTATCTCGCGCCGCTGGACGGCACCCCCGCGCTCAAGGACGAGAAGGACTTCCTGCCGCAGGCCGCCGCCTCGACGAAGTACGCCGGCAAGACGTACGCGGCGCCGCAGGTCATCGACTCCATGGGCATCTTCTACAACAAGAAGATCTTCAAGGAGGCGGGTGTCGAAGTGCCCGGCACCGTCGCCGAGTTGAAGAGCGTCTCGAAGAAGATCAAGGAAAAGACCGGCAAGACCGGCCTCTATCTGCGCGGCGACGACGCCTACTGGTTCCTGTCGTTCCTCTACGGCGAGGGCGGCAATCTGGTCGACGCCGCGTCGAAGACCGTCACCGTGGACGACCCCGCCGGCGCCAAGGCCATGGCCGTCGTCAAGGACCTCGTCGACTCCGGCGCCGCCAAGACCGACGCCACCGACGGCTGGGAGAACATGCAGGCGTCGTTCAAGGACGGCGATGTCGCGATGATCATCAACGGCCCGTGGGCCGTCGCCGACACCTACGGCGGCGCGCAGTTCAAGGACAAGGCCAACCTCGGCATCGCGCCCGTACCGGCCGGATCCGTCGCCCAGGGCGCCCCGCAGGGCGGCCACAACCTCGCGGTGTACGCCGGCTCCAAGAACCTCGACGCGTCCTACGCCTTCACCGCGTACATGACGTCAGCCGAGAGCCAGGCCAAGGTCGCCGAGGAGCTGAGCCTGCTCCCGACCCGTACCTCCGTCTACGAGCGCCCCGAGGTCGCGAAGAACGAGATCGTCGGCTTCTTCAAGCCCGTCGTGGACAAGGCCATCGAGCGCCCCTGGATCCCGGAGACCGGCAGCCTGTTCGCGCCGCTCGTCACCGAGTACACCAAGGTCCTCACCGGCCAGACCACCCCGGAGAAGGGCGTCACGTCGACCGGCGACGCGTACCGCAAGCTCCTCAAGGGCTGGAAGTAG
- a CDS encoding LacI family DNA-binding transcriptional regulator — MTARLADIAAQAGVSEATVSRVLNGKPGVAATTRESVLAALDVLGYERPVRLRRRSAGLVGLITPELENPIFPALAQVIGQALTRQGYTPVLATQTPGGSTEDELTEMLVERDVSGIIFVSGLHADTSADMRRYEKLGAQGVPFVLVDGFSPKVRAPFISPDDRAAVRLAVTHLVSLGHQRIGLAVGPRRFVPVLRKIEGFRTVVPELLGLSAEETEELIQQSLFTLEGGQAAASALIERGCTAVVCASDMMALGAIRAARRLGLEVPRDLSVVGFDDSPLIAFTDPPLTTVRKPVPAMGQAAVRTLLEEIGGTPAPHSEFVFMPELVVRGSTASGPVPGIPGTAGGTRT, encoded by the coding sequence ATGACCGCACGGCTTGCCGATATCGCAGCTCAGGCGGGGGTCAGCGAAGCGACGGTCAGCCGCGTTCTGAACGGCAAACCCGGGGTTGCCGCGACCACCCGCGAGTCCGTACTCGCCGCGCTCGATGTGCTCGGATACGAACGCCCCGTACGTCTGCGCCGCCGCAGCGCGGGGCTGGTCGGGCTGATCACCCCCGAGCTGGAGAACCCGATCTTCCCCGCGCTCGCCCAGGTCATCGGCCAGGCGCTGACCCGCCAGGGCTACACCCCGGTGCTGGCGACCCAGACCCCCGGCGGCTCGACCGAGGACGAGCTGACGGAGATGCTCGTCGAACGGGATGTCTCCGGCATCATCTTCGTCTCCGGGCTGCACGCCGACACCTCCGCCGACATGCGGCGCTACGAGAAACTGGGCGCCCAGGGCGTGCCGTTCGTCCTGGTGGACGGCTTCTCGCCGAAGGTACGGGCGCCGTTCATCTCCCCCGACGACCGCGCCGCCGTCCGGCTCGCGGTGACCCATCTCGTCTCGCTCGGCCACCAGCGGATCGGCCTCGCGGTCGGCCCCCGGCGGTTCGTCCCCGTACTCCGCAAGATCGAGGGGTTCCGTACGGTCGTACCGGAGCTGCTCGGGCTCTCCGCCGAGGAGACCGAGGAGCTGATCCAGCAGTCGCTGTTCACCCTGGAGGGCGGCCAGGCGGCGGCCTCGGCGCTGATCGAGCGCGGCTGTACGGCGGTGGTGTGCGCGAGCGACATGATGGCGCTCGGCGCGATCAGGGCCGCGCGCCGGCTCGGTCTGGAGGTGCCCAGGGATCTGTCGGTCGTCGGTTTCGACGACTCGCCCCTCATAGCGTTCACCGATCCGCCGCTGACGACCGTCCGCAAGCCGGTGCCGGCGATGGGCCAGGCCGCGGTACGCACGCTCCTGGAGGAGATCGGCGGGACACCCGCGCCGCACAGCGAATTCGTGTTCATGCCGGAACTGGTCGTGCGCGGTTCCACCGCCTCGGGCCCGGTCCCCGGAATCCCGGGTACCGCGGGAGGAACGCGTACCTGA